A DNA window from Amycolatopsis sp. DSM 110486 contains the following coding sequences:
- a CDS encoding SRPBCC family protein — MIEVTRVVDAPPSAVFAVLGDGWAYSGWVVGSSHIRDVDAAWPAVGARLHHSVGAWPLQLEDTTVVLAVSPGESLRLEAQGWPFGTADVEVTLTPDDGPSGGTLVRMRERALRGPGKLLPEALQALVLRPRNRESLARLATLAEGRARRAVGP, encoded by the coding sequence ATGATCGAAGTGACCCGCGTGGTCGACGCCCCACCGTCTGCGGTGTTCGCCGTCCTCGGCGACGGCTGGGCCTATTCGGGCTGGGTGGTCGGCAGCTCGCACATCCGGGACGTCGACGCGGCCTGGCCCGCGGTCGGCGCGCGGCTGCACCACAGTGTCGGTGCGTGGCCGTTGCAGCTGGAGGACACCACGGTCGTCCTCGCCGTCTCACCGGGGGAATCGCTCCGGCTCGAGGCGCAGGGCTGGCCCTTCGGCACAGCGGACGTCGAAGTGACGCTGACCCCCGACGATGGGCCCAGCGGAGGCACGCTCGTGCGCATGCGCGAGCGTGCCTTGCGGGGGCCGGGAAAGTTGCTCCCCGAAGCCCTGCAGGCGTTGGTGCTGCGGCCGCGCAATCGCGAGTCGCTGGCGCGGCTGGCCACGCTGGCGGAGGGCCGGGCCCGCAGGGCCGTCGGGCCGTAA
- a CDS encoding NAD(P)/FAD-dependent oxidoreductase, translated as METVDAIVVGAGHNGLVAANLLAGAGWDVLVLEATDTPGGAVRTAEVTAPGFRNDLCSAFFPMSAASPIMRGLGLENHGLRWRHAPDVLAHVLPDNRCALLSRDVDRTAASVDRFSAGDGDAWQELFGQWRHLRDQLLDALFTPFPPVRPAARLLRRTGTADALRLARMLTLPVRRFAEERFSGAGARLLLAGNAAHSDLSVDNAGSAVFGWLLAMLAQDVGFPVPEGGAWELVSALVKRLGDRGSVRCGREVNEVLVAGGRAVGVRCADGDAIRARRAVLADVPAPVLYGKLVAPEWLPARLIQDLDGFEWDSATVKVDWALSGPVPWTAHEAAGAGTVHLGCDEDGLAAFGAELAHGRVPRRPFLLLGQMTTADPTRSPAGTEAAWAYTHVPRGSVTTPSALSRRASAIEDSIERQAPGFRDRILARYVQGPAELAAHDRSLVGGAINGGTTAIHQQLFFRPVPSLGRADTPVDRLYLAGASAHPGGAVHGGPGANAARAALARNGIFGGGYATLIKAAHRAVYG; from the coding sequence GTGGAGACCGTCGACGCGATCGTGGTCGGGGCCGGGCACAACGGACTCGTGGCCGCAAACCTGCTGGCCGGTGCCGGCTGGGACGTGCTGGTGCTGGAGGCGACGGACACGCCGGGTGGTGCGGTGCGCACCGCCGAGGTGACCGCGCCGGGCTTCCGCAACGACCTGTGCAGCGCGTTCTTCCCGATGTCGGCCGCGTCGCCGATCATGCGCGGGCTGGGGCTGGAAAACCACGGCCTGCGCTGGCGGCACGCGCCCGACGTGCTCGCGCACGTACTGCCGGACAACCGCTGCGCCCTGCTGTCGCGCGACGTCGACCGCACGGCCGCGTCCGTAGACCGATTCTCCGCCGGTGACGGCGACGCGTGGCAGGAGCTGTTCGGCCAGTGGCGGCACCTGCGCGACCAGCTGCTCGACGCATTGTTCACGCCGTTCCCACCCGTGCGGCCGGCCGCCCGGTTGCTGCGGCGCACCGGTACCGCGGACGCCCTGCGCCTCGCGCGGATGCTGACGTTGCCCGTCCGCCGGTTCGCGGAGGAACGGTTTTCCGGGGCGGGCGCGCGATTGCTGCTGGCGGGCAACGCCGCACACAGCGACCTGTCGGTGGACAACGCCGGCAGTGCGGTTTTCGGCTGGCTGCTGGCGATGCTGGCGCAGGACGTCGGGTTCCCGGTGCCCGAAGGCGGCGCCTGGGAGCTGGTGTCGGCACTGGTGAAGCGCCTGGGCGACCGCGGCTCGGTCCGGTGTGGACGGGAAGTCAACGAAGTCCTCGTCGCCGGCGGCCGGGCGGTGGGCGTGCGGTGCGCCGACGGCGACGCGATCCGCGCGCGGCGGGCCGTGCTGGCCGACGTGCCTGCGCCTGTGCTGTACGGGAAGCTGGTCGCGCCGGAGTGGCTGCCCGCCCGGCTGATCCAGGATCTGGACGGGTTCGAGTGGGACAGTGCGACCGTGAAGGTCGACTGGGCGTTGTCCGGCCCGGTGCCGTGGACGGCGCACGAAGCCGCGGGTGCCGGGACCGTCCACTTGGGCTGCGACGAGGACGGCTTGGCCGCCTTCGGCGCCGAACTCGCCCACGGCCGCGTGCCCCGGCGACCGTTCCTGCTGCTGGGCCAGATGACCACGGCCGACCCGACCCGCTCACCCGCGGGAACCGAAGCGGCATGGGCCTACACCCACGTGCCGCGCGGTTCGGTCACGACGCCGTCCGCGTTGTCGCGGCGGGCGTCGGCCATCGAGGACTCGATCGAACGCCAGGCGCCGGGCTTCCGAGACCGCATCCTGGCGCGCTACGTCCAAGGTCCGGCCGAGCTCGCCGCCCACGACCGGAGCCTCGTCGGCGGTGCCATCAACGGCGGCACCACCGCGATCCACCAGCAGCTCTTCTTTCGACCCGTGCCCAGCCTGGGCCGCGCCGACACCCCCGTGGACCGCCTCTACCTCGCCGGCGCTTCCGCCCACCCCGGCGGCGCCGTCCACGGCGGACCGGGCGCCAACGCAGCCCGCGCGGCGTTGGCGCGCAACGGAATCTTCGGTGGAGGTTACGCGACGCTGATCAAGGCGGCGCACCGCGCAGTGTACGGCTGA
- a CDS encoding NAD-dependent epimerase/dehydratase family protein, producing the protein MRIVITGASGNIGTALLRELDSSWEVTGVARRIPDLAAEPYSGVSWLQLDLGEPRAEEALAREFDGADAVVHLAWATSPAWGEPAMWRTNEDATRHVLDAAAKAGVGHMVCASSVAAYGPGPHGEKVAEEFPRTGIPVSAYSRGKAELETVLDAFAAAHPQVELARIRPCAVLQRPAAAEFTRWLLGPVIPPGLLGARLLPIPLWSSLRVQAVHSDDVASAVRLILEQRATGPFNLAAPDVLDANALARLVGGLRLPVGKPVARFAARLAWTAGLQPLHPGWLELADQAALVDTTRAELVLGWQPRHSTEETLAELVEGLRGKAAGASPPLAGAATGLRARVRALARRRPTHQSQA; encoded by the coding sequence GTGCGAATCGTGATCACCGGTGCGAGTGGGAACATCGGGACGGCGCTGTTGCGCGAGCTGGACTCCTCGTGGGAGGTGACCGGCGTCGCGCGGCGCATCCCCGACCTCGCCGCCGAGCCGTATTCCGGTGTGTCCTGGCTGCAGCTCGACCTCGGTGAACCCAGGGCCGAGGAAGCACTGGCGCGGGAGTTCGACGGTGCGGACGCGGTCGTGCACCTCGCGTGGGCCACATCGCCGGCGTGGGGCGAGCCGGCGATGTGGCGCACCAACGAGGACGCAACCCGACACGTGCTCGACGCCGCGGCGAAAGCGGGCGTCGGGCACATGGTGTGCGCGTCGTCGGTGGCCGCGTACGGGCCAGGGCCGCACGGCGAGAAGGTGGCCGAAGAGTTCCCGCGCACCGGGATCCCGGTCAGCGCCTACAGCCGCGGCAAGGCGGAGCTGGAGACGGTGCTCGACGCGTTCGCCGCGGCGCACCCGCAAGTCGAGCTGGCACGGATCCGACCGTGCGCTGTGCTGCAGCGGCCGGCGGCGGCCGAGTTCACGCGCTGGCTGCTGGGCCCGGTGATCCCACCCGGGCTGCTGGGCGCGCGGTTGCTGCCCATCCCGCTGTGGAGCAGCCTGCGAGTGCAGGCGGTGCACTCCGACGACGTGGCCTCGGCCGTGCGGCTGATCCTGGAGCAGCGCGCGACCGGACCGTTCAACCTCGCCGCGCCGGACGTGCTGGACGCCAATGCCCTCGCACGGCTCGTCGGCGGCCTGCGCCTGCCGGTGGGCAAGCCGGTGGCGCGGTTCGCGGCCCGCCTCGCCTGGACGGCCGGGCTGCAGCCGCTGCACCCCGGATGGCTCGAACTCGCCGACCAGGCGGCACTCGTGGACACGACCCGTGCGGAGCTCGTGCTGGGGTGGCAGCCTCGGCACAGCACCGAGGAAACGCTGGCGGAGCTGGTCGAGGGGTTGCGCGGCAAAGCGGCCGGGGCGTCGCCACCGCTGGCAGGGGCGGCCACCGGCTTGCGCGCGCGAGTGCGCGCACTCGCGCGCCGGCGGCCGACGCACCAGTCGCAGGCGTGA
- a CDS encoding glutamate--cysteine ligase: MDGAGTTIGVEEEFLLVKPRTGRTAPCADRVLARCGHHGRLPEGAIVQRELRPTQLELATGVCTSADELRVQMTSGRRLLAAAAAAEDCALVASGTPVSLPGRGAQPEPQGRYAEIHEAYGPLAADYEACGCHVHVGVDDPDTAVAVVNHLGPWLPVLLALSANSPFADGRDTGYHSWRMVLQTRFPGSGVAPYFRSHAEYQSTVDALVECGALVDRNQSFWLARPSPRLPTVELRVADTAATVDGAVLQAVLSRALVRTALADLERGIEGPRLSPQVCAAAVWAAARHGLTGLLVDPRLERQRPGAELVEDLLTHAAGALEEAGDLALAGSLAGRVLVDGTGSAAQRAAAAGGLRAVVRLLEEHTVPVAGHEAAAAG; encoded by the coding sequence ATGGATGGGGCGGGGACGACGATCGGGGTCGAGGAGGAGTTCCTTCTCGTCAAGCCGCGCACGGGCCGGACGGCACCGTGCGCGGACCGCGTACTGGCGCGCTGTGGGCACCACGGCCGGTTGCCGGAAGGCGCGATCGTGCAACGGGAGCTGCGCCCGACGCAGCTGGAGCTGGCCACCGGCGTCTGCACGAGTGCCGACGAGCTGCGGGTCCAGATGACCAGCGGGCGCCGGTTGCTCGCCGCTGCCGCGGCCGCCGAGGACTGCGCGCTCGTCGCGTCCGGCACGCCCGTGTCTCTGCCGGGGCGTGGGGCGCAGCCGGAGCCGCAGGGCCGATACGCGGAGATCCACGAGGCCTACGGACCTCTCGCCGCCGACTACGAAGCCTGTGGCTGCCACGTGCACGTCGGCGTCGACGACCCGGACACTGCCGTCGCGGTGGTGAATCACCTCGGCCCCTGGCTGCCGGTGCTGCTGGCGCTGTCGGCCAACTCGCCGTTCGCCGACGGCCGCGACACCGGCTACCACAGCTGGCGCATGGTGCTGCAGACCCGCTTCCCCGGTTCCGGCGTCGCACCGTACTTCCGCAGCCACGCTGAGTACCAGAGCACGGTCGACGCGCTCGTGGAGTGCGGCGCGCTCGTCGACCGCAACCAGAGTTTCTGGCTGGCCCGGCCGTCACCACGGCTGCCGACGGTGGAACTGCGTGTGGCCGACACCGCCGCGACGGTCGACGGCGCGGTACTGCAAGCCGTGCTGTCCCGCGCCCTCGTGCGGACCGCGCTGGCCGACCTGGAGCGCGGGATCGAAGGCCCGCGCCTGTCGCCGCAGGTGTGTGCCGCCGCTGTCTGGGCCGCCGCGCGCCACGGCCTCACCGGGCTTCTGGTGGATCCCCGGCTCGAACGGCAGCGCCCGGGCGCTGAACTCGTCGAAGACCTGCTCACGCACGCGGCCGGCGCGCTCGAGGAAGCCGGCGACCTCGCCCTTGCCGGGTCGCTGGCCGGCCGGGTGCTCGTCGATGGCACGGGGTCGGCTGCGCAGCGCGCCGCGGCGGCCGGTGGGCTGCGCGCGGTGGTGCGGCTGCTCGAGGAACACACCGTGCCCGTAGCGGGGCATGAAGCGGCCGCCGCGGGGTAA
- a CDS encoding iron-containing redox enzyme family protein, whose product MKTLQSTELPTARGPLSAAVAETLSAPPPGQAVPLDAIADADPFGDDLQLALHLCYELHYQGLPGVDAGWEWDPELLRLRAALEERFLSALRAAAPGGDDVDGEFAALLVEPIDAAGVSHYLRDEGECWQVRELFAHRSIYHLKEADPHAWVIPRLRGRAKAALVAVEFDEFGGGRPEYVHSRLFADLLRGAGLPDGYLALLDHVPAPMLAIVNAMSLFGLHRALRGALVGHFAAAEITTAPSAQRMVQALTRLGAATECKFFYTEHIEADAVHEQVMRHDVVGDLLDQEPALAADVVFGVQATNHLEDRLGEHLLGCWRAGRSSLRQPLP is encoded by the coding sequence ATGAAGACTCTGCAGTCCACCGAGCTGCCCACGGCCCGTGGGCCGTTGTCGGCCGCCGTCGCCGAAACGCTGTCCGCTCCTCCACCAGGGCAGGCTGTGCCGCTCGACGCGATCGCAGACGCCGATCCATTCGGCGACGACCTGCAGCTGGCCCTGCACCTGTGTTACGAGCTGCATTACCAAGGTCTGCCGGGCGTCGACGCCGGCTGGGAGTGGGACCCTGAGCTGCTGCGGTTGCGGGCTGCGCTGGAAGAGCGCTTCCTGAGCGCGTTGCGCGCCGCGGCGCCCGGTGGCGACGACGTCGACGGCGAGTTCGCCGCGCTGCTGGTCGAGCCGATCGACGCGGCCGGCGTATCCCACTACCTGCGCGACGAGGGCGAGTGCTGGCAGGTGCGGGAGCTGTTCGCCCACCGCTCGATTTACCACCTCAAGGAAGCCGATCCGCACGCGTGGGTCATCCCGCGCCTGCGGGGCCGGGCCAAGGCGGCGCTCGTGGCCGTGGAGTTCGACGAGTTCGGCGGCGGCCGCCCGGAGTACGTCCACTCGCGGCTGTTCGCCGACCTGCTGCGCGGCGCCGGGCTCCCCGACGGCTACCTGGCCCTGCTGGACCACGTGCCTGCGCCGATGCTGGCGATCGTCAACGCGATGTCGCTGTTCGGGCTCCACCGCGCCCTGCGGGGCGCGCTCGTCGGCCACTTCGCCGCCGCGGAGATCACCACCGCGCCCTCGGCGCAGCGCATGGTGCAGGCGCTCACCCGGCTCGGCGCGGCCACGGAGTGCAAGTTCTTCTACACCGAGCACATCGAGGCCGACGCGGTGCACGAACAGGTGATGCGCCACGACGTGGTTGGCGACCTGCTCGATCAGGAACCGGCGCTCGCGGCGGACGTGGTGTTCGGTGTGCAGGCCACGAACCACCTCGAGGACCGCCTCGGCGAGCACCTGCTGGGGTGCTGGCGCGCCGGGCGGTCATCATTGCGTCAGCCCTTGCCCTGA
- a CDS encoding CDGSH iron-sulfur domain-containing protein, protein MPTGEGRDHRRVRMVPGGPLLIEGPVELQTPEGNVVRSDRFLVAVCTCRRSKCFPLCDTSHRQRVRTQGKG, encoded by the coding sequence GTGCCGACCGGTGAGGGCCGGGACCACCGGCGGGTGCGGATGGTCCCGGGTGGGCCGCTGCTGATCGAAGGACCGGTGGAGCTGCAGACGCCCGAAGGCAACGTCGTGCGCTCCGACCGTTTCCTCGTGGCCGTGTGCACCTGCCGGCGCAGCAAATGCTTCCCGCTGTGCGACACCAGCCACCGTCAGCGGGTCCGGACTCAGGGCAAGGGCTGA
- a CDS encoding methyltransferase codes for MTTVPAEEADETAAGATALREVLPAFPAGSALPARGLLRLPGVYRPQADTCLLASAVRRAGVPVAARALDLCTGTGALAIELARAGAESVLAVDLSRRALASARVNAAVRGLPVRVRHGGLLAAATGGPYDVVVTNPPYVPVPAEQARPDRRCDAGADGRAVLDPLCEGAPALVAPGGFLLLVQSVMAGVDRSARLLTTAGLRPRVVARAVVPFGPVLSGRTDFLEESGFVAPHVREEELVVLRADR; via the coding sequence ACCGCCGCCGGCGCTACGGCACTGCGGGAGGTGCTGCCCGCGTTCCCTGCGGGGTCGGCGCTCCCCGCGCGCGGCCTGCTCCGCCTGCCTGGCGTCTACCGTCCGCAAGCTGACACGTGCCTGCTGGCGTCCGCGGTGCGCCGGGCCGGGGTGCCCGTCGCCGCCCGCGCGCTCGACTTGTGCACCGGCACGGGCGCGCTTGCTATCGAACTTGCCCGGGCGGGGGCAGAATCCGTGCTGGCCGTGGATCTTTCGCGGCGGGCGCTGGCGTCGGCACGGGTGAACGCCGCCGTGCGCGGGCTGCCGGTGCGCGTGCGCCACGGCGGCCTGCTCGCCGCCGCGACCGGGGGTCCTTACGACGTCGTCGTGACCAATCCGCCGTACGTGCCAGTGCCGGCGGAACAGGCTCGGCCCGACCGCCGATGCGACGCCGGGGCCGACGGACGCGCGGTGCTGGACCCGTTGTGCGAGGGCGCCCCAGCACTGGTTGCGCCAGGAGGGTTCCTGTTGCTGGTGCAGTCCGTGATGGCCGGCGTGGACCGCTCGGCCCGGCTGCTTACCACCGCGGGCCTGCGGCCGCGGGTCGTCGCCCGGGCGGTGGTCCCGTTCGGACCGGTCCTTTCCGGACGGACGGACTTCCTCGAGGAGTCCGGCTTCGTGGCCCCGCATGTGCGCGAAGAGGAACTGGTGGTGCTCCGTGCCGACCGGTGA